The window AGCATGCTTCTGAACAGCTTACAGCACCTCCATGGATGCTCTTCAGCTGATCTCTTGAAATTTTTTTACAATTTTTCATAGTCAAGTTGGGTTACGTTTACAATTTAAGGCTGATTTCCACCGCCACATCCATCGTATGGCATACATTGCCACTTGCCACCGATCAAACATATTTGACCACCAGGGCAGTTGATACCTCCTTTAATTGATTTCATTTCCTGTCTTTGGATTTTTTGTAAATTTTTCATAATATTTAGATTTAATGGAAATCTAAATTAATTAATTTTCATCAATTCAAATAAATTATTCTTAAAAAATATTATTTGCTATCCATTTATTTGTGTGATATTTTATGATACACCTTCTAAAAACCAAGTAAAACTCACATTTCGCAGGCTTTTATATTACATCAATATATCATTTACAGGCTGAATGGGTTGGGGAAGCTCTGTTTTCCCTAATATCTGTAAGAGATCAATCTCTATGGTACGGCAGATAGATAACATAGGAATATCAGTACCTAATCCTTCAAAAGGGTTTTCGGAGTAATCGCCTATCAGTTCCATCAAAACATAGATCCAGCCAACGATGGCCCCAAATGGGATCATCAACCATACTCCGGCTTCACCTAACTTTGCAAATTCTGCTACAATTCCCAATGGTAAAAGGAAAATAAAGATGCAGTTGAATATAAAACTCAGATTAGCATATTGACGCGGGATAGGAAATTTTTTAATCCGTTCAGCCCTTCCCTGATGATCATAAAAATCGGAAAGTACTTTCTGCATATCCAGCTGTCTTCGCATATGGATGATTTCCTTATCTTCAAGGTCTGCAAGATCCAGAGACTGTAAATTGATGATCTGGGTTGCTTTATTAGAAGCATGTACCAGTACAGACTCATCAAAAAAGTAATCTGTTTTCTGTTTTTCACTCAGAAAATCCTTAAACAAACCTACTCCTTCAGATTCCTGTCTCTTTTGGGCGATTTTCCCGAAGTGCTTTTTTAAGCTTACATGCTCCCATTGTGTAGGAACCAGCAATTGCTCTCTGAAAGTATAGAGCCAGGCTATATGACGATAAATTAGACGTTCCTTAATTTGCATGAGTTCCTCTGGGCTATACTGTGTATTGTCGCTGTTTTTTACAAAGGAATTAACCATTACCGCCCAGCTGCGACTGCTGTTGACTATGGCTCCCCATATTTTTCTGGCTTCCCAAACTCTGTCATAAGATTGGTTATTTTTGAAACCGATATAAAAAGCTAATGCAGTCCCTACTAAAGAAACCGGAAGCCACGGAATAGAAATCCAGTGCCAGCCTGCCACTTTATAGAGCAGAGACACCAAAATCATATAGGCTGTAAGCCACCAGATATGATGCCCGGCAAATTGTATAATTCCTCTTAATCCAATCGTTTTTCTTACAATCATGTTTTTTTAAATTATTTATGTTCAGAAAGTAAATGTAATTATTGAAAAATAACACTGCAAGTTTCATGAAGATATTAGGATTAAAATATTTTAACCTAGAGAAAATGTCGTTCAGTAAATTTTACTGAATCAACGATTCACTTTCAGAATAAAAATATTTAATTTCACATTGTTTCGTAATCATCTGTAACAAGTACCCATAATAAACAACTATTTTATAAAACCTAAATAAATCATGTTATTACCTATATTTGATGAAATACCAACGGTTCATTTTCCGATTCATTACATGGCCCATCTTGATTATCATTTAGGGCCAATCAATTATGAAAGAACGCCGCTGGATATATAATCAACTTAAAACTTTACCATACCCTAAAACCATGAAAGCAAAACAATTTCTAACTGCATTAATTCTTATCTCCGGAACTTTATCAGCTCAAAAAATTGAAACTGTAAGCCCTTATTTGGATCAATTTCAGAATGTAAGGGATTTTTACATTACTGATGATGAAAAAGAAGCCTATTTTACCATTCAGAGCCCAGGGCAGGATTTATCTCAGATCGTATGTATTAAAAATAAAAAGTGGAAAAATCCAATATTGCTGCCATTCTGTGACGGGTACTCTTATCTGGAACCTTTCTTATCCCAAGATGGGCTAAAGCTTTATTTCGCTTCGGACAGACCCAAATCAGAATCCGAAACAAAGAAAAGTGATTTTGATATCTGGTTTGTTGAAAGAAAGAGTCTTAAAGATCAATGGTCAAAACCCATCAATATGGGAAGTACAGTTAATAGTGAAAACAATGAATTCTATCCAACGTTATCCAATCATAACAACCTCTATTTCACCATGGATGCAAAATCAGGTCTTGGGAAGGATGACATTTACTACAGTCAATGGAATGGCAAAGAATATTCAAAACCTATGCTGCTAAATAATAATGTCAATAGTGAAGGCTATGAGTTCAATGCTTTCATTGCACCCGATGAGCAGATGCTCATCTATACGAAATACAATGCAAAAGACGGCCTGGGAAGCGGTGATCTCTATCTGTCAAGAAAAGATAAACATGGTGAATGGCAGCCTGCACAGCATATGGGTAACGAAATCAACACTAAGTACATGGAATACTGTCCTTTTTACAACAGCAAAACAGGTATACTTTATTTTACCAGCAAAAGAAACAGCCTGATTCCTCAAAAGTTTCAAAAGACAAATGATTTTCAAAAGTATATTTCATCCGGAGAAAATGGATTAAGCAAAATATATAAAATTCACATAAAGCTCTGAAAAAACAATCTGGCTAGTCTTGAAATTCCGTATGAAGTAGGTTTTAATTCAAAATCTTCATTCAATACTGTGTTTAAAAAATATATGAAAAGCATTCCAATATAAATTCACAAACAATTGAAAACCAAAATCTTGTAATTACTCATACTTATTTTTTATATCAATCGAACCTATTTTCATGGATAAATAAGGCCGAATACCTGCATTCGGTCGCCCAGGTTTAAGTTGTTCCACATCTTTGTATCGAAATAAATTTTTAACCTTAAAACAACGATACAATGAAAACTTCATTCACCTTCTTCGCAGTATTATTATTTATCAGCAGCTTTTCTTTTGGACAAGATATTTCTCAAAAGATAGACTCCATCATCAAAGATAATTATCAAAAAAATCCAAACATATCTATAAGTGTAGGCTTCATACATAATGATAAAAAATATTATACGACGTATGGAAAACTAAGTAAAGAAAGCCTGGTGGATGTCAACAAGAATTCTATATTTGAAATTGCTTCTATCACTAAAATTCTGACTTCTAATTTAATTGCCCAGGCTAGTCTTGAAAAAAAAGCTAAAAGTAGACGACTATATTGATGCTTATTTACCAAAAGAATATATCCTACAGAAAAACCTTAAAAACAAAATCAAGATTTCAGATCTGGCTTCTCATCAATCGGGCTTGCCTGACATAGATTTTGCTAAATTGATAGAACTTAATCCACAGCAGCCGGTAAGCAATGTTACTGAAGAATCATTAACCTCTATCATTAATAATTGCAGTGAGCTTATTGACTATGGAAAATATCGTTATTCCACCATCGGATATACTTTATTGGGGCAAATATTGGAAAAGGTGTATGGTAAAACTTATGATGCAATCATTCATGAAAAAATGATCAAGCCTTTACACATGACCAATACCCTTACAACTGATTTCAATGTAAAGAACATCACTACAGGGTATAATCCTAATGGCGGTACTCAGGAATTCTTCAAATGGAATGTTACGGCCTCAGCCGGTTTGGTGAAATCAAGTGCTTCTGATATGGTTACCTACCTGAAAGTAGTTTTAACCAGCGGAAATCCAATATCCGAAGCCGCCTTGATGACCGAAAAAATATATTATAAAGATGAAAAAAGAGAAATGGGACTAGGATTTAACATCAGCACTGATGATCAGAATACCATCTATCTGAAATCCGGTGATTCTATGGGACAATCTTCTATCATTTGTTATAATAGAGCCAAAAATTGGGGAATCATCATCCTTTTAAATCAAAGAAACTCAAAAATGAGACAAAACCTGTTGAATGAGATTTATGAAAAGGTTCTGAAATAATCCCTCCGGAATCATTGAAACAAAAGCCTATTGGCATTTTGAAACAATAAAATAGGTGGTCAAAATAGTCACCTATTTTTATTCTTTTGTGTAAGCGTTCTATTTATTATGGAATCTGTACTGCGAATAAGAAACTCGGCAAACTGCATAAAAACTGAAACGAATCAAATAATTTATTTTTCTGATCACAATTATCAGACTTGCTTTGTAAAAAAATTATGAAACAGTTCTTATTTTACTTAATAACGATCACATGTATGACA of the Chryseobacterium capnotolerans genome contains:
- a CDS encoding bacteriocin-like protein; the encoded protein is MKNCKKISRDQLKSIHGGAVSCSEACCPPPGIKRCPWVYCVAPCEILS
- a CDS encoding bacteriocin-like protein, which translates into the protein MKNLQKIQRQEMKSIKGGINCPGGQICLIGGKWQCMPYDGCGGGNQP
- a CDS encoding bestrophin family protein translates to MIVRKTIGLRGIIQFAGHHIWWLTAYMILVSLLYKVAGWHWISIPWLPVSLVGTALAFYIGFKNNQSYDRVWEARKIWGAIVNSSRSWAVMVNSFVKNSDNTQYSPEELMQIKERLIYRHIAWLYTFREQLLVPTQWEHVSLKKHFGKIAQKRQESEGVGLFKDFLSEKQKTDYFFDESVLVHASNKATQIINLQSLDLADLEDKEIIHMRRQLDMQKVLSDFYDHQGRAERIKKFPIPRQYANLSFIFNCIFIFLLPLGIVAEFAKLGEAGVWLMIPFGAIVGWIYVLMELIGDYSENPFEGLGTDIPMLSICRTIEIDLLQILGKTELPQPIQPVNDILM
- a CDS encoding PD40 domain-containing protein, whose translation is MKAKQFLTALILISGTLSAQKIETVSPYLDQFQNVRDFYITDDEKEAYFTIQSPGQDLSQIVCIKNKKWKNPILLPFCDGYSYLEPFLSQDGLKLYFASDRPKSESETKKSDFDIWFVERKSLKDQWSKPINMGSTVNSENNEFYPTLSNHNNLYFTMDAKSGLGKDDIYYSQWNGKEYSKPMLLNNNVNSEGYEFNAFIAPDEQMLIYTKYNAKDGLGSGDLYLSRKDKHGEWQPAQHMGNEINTKYMEYCPFYNSKTGILYFTSKRNSLIPQKFQKTNDFQKYISSGENGLSKIYKIHIKL
- a CDS encoding serine hydrolase, with translation MKTSFTFFAVLLFISSFSFGQDISQKIDSIIKDNYQKNPNISISVGFIHNDKKYYTTYGKLSKESLVDVNKNSIFEIASITKILTSNLIAQASLEKKAKSRRLY
- a CDS encoding serine hydrolase domain-containing protein, whose product is MKKKLKVDDYIDAYLPKEYILQKNLKNKIKISDLASHQSGLPDIDFAKLIELNPQQPVSNVTEESLTSIINNCSELIDYGKYRYSTIGYTLLGQILEKVYGKTYDAIIHEKMIKPLHMTNTLTTDFNVKNITTGYNPNGGTQEFFKWNVTASAGLVKSSASDMVTYLKVVLTSGNPISEAALMTEKIYYKDEKREMGLGFNISTDDQNTIYLKSGDSMGQSSIICYNRAKNWGIIILLNQRNSKMRQNLLNEIYEKVLK